The window ACGGCGTGCGGGTCTTCGCCGACCTCGTGCCCGGCGTCCTCGTGGACACCGAGCCCGGGGCCCTGGAAGCGCTGCTGAAGCTGGAGGAGGCCGCGGCCGAGCTGTCGGCCTTCCACTCGGTGGCCACGCAACTGCATGTGCTGGGTGAGACCGCCGGGGCCGCTGGGACCGGTGGGGCCGGCGAGACCGGTGAGGCGGCCGGGGCCTGAGCCGCTTCATGGGGTACCACCCCTGATCAGCGCCTTGACTGTGCATGGAGTACGCCACAGGCCCCCCGAATGGGGGCTTGGCGCCGTATGATCGAGGGAGACCGTTCCGGCATGACGGGTCGGCCGCCGGGGAATGGAAGCCTCAGCGAGCCGGGACGTCCATGTCGGGTACCGGTTGGTCAGTTGGCGCAGAGGGGCGGGTTTCACGGGGGCGATTCCCTGCCTATCCTGAAGAGACCCCCCGGGTCGCCCCCGGCGACTGCACGATGAGGAGGACTCCGTGCCGCTCTCGGAGCACGAGCAGCGCATGCTCGAGCAGATGGAGCGAGCGCTGTACGCCGAAGATCCCAAGTTCGCGACGGCGCTCGAGGGAAGCGGACTGCGTACGTACACCCGGCGACGGGTCTACCAGGCGGTCGCCGGCTTCCTCGTAGGTATTGCGCTCCTCATGGCCGGTATGGTCGCCAAGCAGGTCTGGCTCAGCGTCGTGGGCTTCCTCGTCATGCTGGGCTGTGCGGTGCTCGCCGTGACCGGCTGGCGCAAGGCCCCCAAGCCAGGAGAACAGGCGGCAGGCGCCGCCGGACCGCAGGCCCGCCGCCAGGGCGGCCGGCAGAAGCGCTCCATGATGGACCGCATCGAGCAGCGCTGGCAGAAGCGCCGCGACGAACAGGGCGGCCACTAGTTCCCACGGGTCTAGTCCCCACGGGACTGGTCCCCACCGCTGACGTGAATCAGGGGGTGACCACCGAGTCGGTGGTCACCCCCTGACGCATGCCGTCGACGCCGGGCGCCGCCGGGGCCCGGCGGCGCCCGGCGGGCTTCAGCCCTGCTGCCCCGAGGCCTTCCGCCACGTCGGCCGCATCGCCAGGACGCGCTCCCGCACCCCCGACCACCAGGCCGACGCCGTCCACACCACACGCACCGTGGAGCGCGGCGCGAGAACCGCGCGGATCCTGGCGCCCCTGCCGACCGCGGCGCTCAGACCCGCCGACGCCCGGCGGACGTCGTCCGCGATGCCCGCCGTCGGGCGGGGCTGCGGCGCGTACAGGACCTGCTCCACCGCGTTCGCCACCCGGTGCACCGAGGCCGCAGGCGCCCCTTCGAGCCCGCCCAGCGCGACGATGCGGGCGGCCGCCTTGCGCGGGGTCTGTGACTCGTCCGGGGTGATGCCGAAGTCCCACGCGGTGTCGGTCAGCTCCTGCCAGACGGCCAGCGTGTGCGGAGCCGCGTCCGCCTCGCCGCGGCCGTGCGCCCCCAGCCGGACCGTGCGCGTCCGCAGACGCCACAGCATCGGGGCCAGC of the Streptomyces koelreuteriae genome contains:
- a CDS encoding DUF3040 domain-containing protein, which translates into the protein MPLSEHEQRMLEQMERALYAEDPKFATALEGSGLRTYTRRRVYQAVAGFLVGIALLMAGMVAKQVWLSVVGFLVMLGCAVLAVTGWRKAPKPGEQAAGAAGPQARRQGGRQKRSMMDRIEQRWQKRRDEQGGH